From the Oryzias melastigma strain HK-1 linkage group LG13, ASM292280v2, whole genome shotgun sequence genome, the window CAAAAAAACACGACTCCATAgcagaagtaaataaaaacagatatttattagaactgtctttttttttagcacatctGCAACTTTTAAACTTCAAGATCCATTCGGGCCATTTTTTTCACTGACCAAAACCAAGTAGGGGCCACAAAGTCTGactatttagatttaaaatatttttggcaaaaaaaatgatttctctttttaaaaaaatatgaaatcgTTTTTAACTTTTCAGGTTCACATAgctgcctttcaaaataaaagacaccctgtgctATGTAGCATCTTAatacagtaaatgttttctcctttttttagcaaatgttgTGCATCTCacccagaaattcataaatctaatgaactaaaattaaataagaGCTAATTAAGTGGTCATATTTTTTGAACCGTGGGGAATCCTTAAAGTCCTTGAATTGgttcaaaatagaaaataaagcttgTAATGTTGTGCACTCTcagtatgaattctggttgttctTACTGATCTCAAATTCATTTTCTGTGGTACAAAAATTTCAAAAGTCAATCAAAGTGTTTTGGCACAACTGTAGTAATCTACCAAGGATTGATGGATCGTTGTATGGTTGAGATACATACTGTCCATCAACTGCTTGTGAAGGAATTGAATAAAGCTCGAGAAGGtttactacttactttttaccacacagctaaaacattttttatttttatttaatcagagACTCACAATTGAGAGTAAGAGAGACACATGTGGTTCAGAGCCTCAGATACTGCAGACCCCTTGATTCACAGGTCCCTGCCCTTCTATCTCCCTCTCCTGGTCATTTTTGTCATTGCTGCTCTCTGACCtctttctgctgttttgttttgtctttacaGGAGTACTAGATTACTGGCACGAACTCCTGACACATCGGTGACCCATCTCCATTGACCCTGATTGTATTTAAGACTGGTTTCAGCAGCTTCTACACACCAATCTGTCAGccaatgtcttctttttttgctacCTCCAGCTTGATCAACCCTTTGGATAATCTTTATCCAGACTGCACTGACCACCACCCACACCAGATTCTGGATTTTTCCACCTTCATTTAAACCCGTGAGTCTGAGCTTCTTCTTAAAATCTTAATAGTTGATTAAATTCTCAGATCCTCGGGTAGACTGATCCACAACAACCGCGTTGGTGCAAGACTTCGCTCTCGGATTTTAATCTTACTGAATGACAGGGACAGTGTTACCTTTCCAGTGTCTTTGTGAATCAGGTGGAAGACTGTGTTTGATTTGGGCTCCCAGGAGACACCGTCACTGATGCTTTTCCCCGTCAGCTTCCCTGTTGCAATTTTCAATAAGTCCATCTTGATTGGCTGCTCAATGAACACCACATAGTTCTCCGACATTGCTGGAAGAGATTgacacagttttgttttaatctggaggatttttttgaattttagaCTGAGAAATGTTTTGTTGACACTCAAAGCCTCGTAGCAGCCTTTGGAAAGGGCAGTTCTAGCTTAGTGGAGGTTAAACACAAGCAGATGTTAGGGAGATCTTAGCTTGACAAACTGCAAGAGAGGTCATAGGGGAgttcctcagggctcagttTTAGGCCCCCTTTTATCCTTTCCATTTATATGACTGCTTGGTTCAATAATTTGGAAATAGTGTCTCTTTTTATGCAGACGACTGTCAATTATAAATGTGTCTCTCAAAAAGAATTGTTCATTTGTTGAATCTGATTTGATCAGATTTTTCCATTactattttcatatattttaccAGCTCTGTGGCTTTGTGATGCTGTGTTCGCCCTAAGGCTGGAGGGCTGAGTCATATCAAAGCCTGAAAATGGGACCCTGCTTGACGCTCACCACGGAGGGGTTGGATTTGGggtggggggttaaaccaccaaagggttcctgtgtgtctgcagctcactgctcccccaggggatgggtcaaatgtagaGAACAGATTTTACACACCCAGATCTGTGGCAACTAAggggaatttatttattttaaaactgtatttttatttcagtccATGTGATTGTACAACTCTTTGGTTCTGTGGTAATTTTTgatgtgctttataaataaagttggactAGACTGAATATGctgtatatttaataaaaaaattttctttttggtcaaaaaagagtAATTTAATATGAGAAGGACAGACACTCACCAAAGCTGTGGTAGTAGCAGGGCTTGGTTTTCTCTGAGGAGCGTATGGAGCACAGCACAGAGGCTCCCTCCAGGGTTTCCCCCTCCACCGGTTTGCCTCCAGGCACTCGGATGATGTTGTAGTATGCTCCTGTCAGCACAGAGGGCTGAGTGGCCGGCGGAGTTTGGTCACGGCAAACAGGTTCCTGACCTACCTTTGGGGGTGTAGGAGTTTCCCATGTTGTACGTTGTGCCATCAGGCTCAGTGTGAGGATGTGCAGTTGCTCCATTCACCGCAATGAATTTACTCCAGTCCACCTTatgcaaaaaattgaaaaccaAACCTTGACCTCATTtccagtttcatttattttttgatctgatagcagtttttcatgttttttttgttctctgctGTAATGCTGCATTTAAAGCCGCTTGTGTTCTACGACAGATTACCTTTCCGGTAGACTGCAGGGTCTCAGGGTCCAACTTATGCATGATGTTGGTTTCTGTGCTGACATAGTAATCTCCTTTGTATGTCACAAAACTCACGTTGGCGTTGTCAGAAGGTTCTACAGGTGAAGAGCAAACACCAACTCTCATGGACCATGTCAGGAAtctggtttgtgtttgttcccTGGCAGACAGAACACTCACTTGGGAGCTCAAACCTGGACAGGAAACGTTGGAAGAAGTTTTTGCAAGGATCCGGCATGGTGACCGTCCCGAACTCTGACACCACAATTCGGTTGCGCTCTTGGTTGGATTGGTAGCTGTCGCTTGAGAGGAAGCGGCTTTTGTAAGTAACCTGTCCGTTTGATATTTTGAACTGATGCAAGAGAGCCATGCCGTCAAACCAGTGGTTGAACCTGGTGAGAGAGGAGGAGCGAACCGGCTTTGTGAGGTCTTTTCTGCTTAACTTTGGTGGGAGAAACGGAAGGAAACGTCACACTTACCTTTGGTTACCAATCTCAAATTTGCCAGGTCCGTTTCTCAGGAAGTTTCCTTTGATCCAGTCTGGGATTGTACCTGTGATGAAGCAGCTGATGGGTTCAGGGGTTTCCTCCACTGAGCTTACCATCTTCTCAATGCTTGGCAGGCCATGCACATCGGTGAAGTGCCTGATGTTTCTCTTAGCCTTGgattttttatctgctgtgaAAAGAATTAGttgaaaagcaaaaagattCTCACGAAGGATGCGAGTAAATCTAAAGAGCAGTCCTTGCATGCGTACCTGGGCTGTTGCTCTTTCGGTGTTTGATGTTGCTCATGGTCGCGTCAGGATCTCCTCTGGTGTTGCCTCTTTCCTGAGACTCTGCTGATCTTCTGAGATTGACTTGAGGTTTTATACTCTGGGTTTCACATTGAGAGCCCCAGAAACAGACACATGTACAACACTGATTTCACGCTTGTATAAGTCTGTACAACAGTAAACTGTAATCACAAGAAAAGTTATTCATAAAGATAATTGCAGAATTTCCCTGTCATTGGCAATCCACTGTGTCCATTTCTCTCAATTACTTCTTTATCGTGTTTGTAGGACGACAGAAGCAGATGAGATGCTGGAAggtattttgcattttaaatagaCACTGacataaaagccttttttattatctctTGATACAAACTTCTATTTTGGGaagatatttgttttattttaaactgggACTTTTCCTTTAAGCCTATCAACAACAGCCGAACAACAATGACACAGATATTTGTGAAGCTCACAAACTGCAGAAGTAGAGCAGGACATCTTTTGATGTCTTTTGcagtattttttgttctttccaaCTGTAATTGATTACATCCTTGTTCCGTCAGCTTCTACCAGTTCCAGTGTCCTggttgagaaaaacaaagtcaaaatccTAAGGCAGTGTTCCTTATTCCAAGTCCTCAAGAGccgccaccctgcctgttttccagatctccaagccctgctAGCTGCTGATCAGTTCAGTCAGATGTCTTCACATTCGGATTGAATgaacacctggtccaggtaatcagcagcaagcagtacacaaagagctggaaaacaggcagggtggcagCTCCTGAGGACCTGGAATGAGGAACACTGTCCTAAGGGAAAGGTTGAGGGTCAGCAGCATCCAGGTATAAAGTAATCGAATCCATCAGACGACCAAAGCTGAAGACGCAAACAATGACCTGCTGCTGCAAATAAAACAGGAGGATatacactcaacaaaaatataaacacaacacttttgtttttgctcccatttttcatgagatggacttaaaaatctaaaattcatTCCAGATACACAATAGTACtatttctctcaaacattgttcacaaatctgtctaaatgtgtgatagtgagcacttctgctttgctgagataatccatcctagctcacaggtgtgccacatcaagatgctgatctgacatcatgattagtgtacaggtgtgccttagactgcccacaataaaaggccaccctgaaatgtgcagttttgtctCACAGCAAAATGCCAGATGTCACAAGCATTGAGGGAGCGTGCAACTGGCATGCTGACAGCAGGAATGTCAACCAGATCTGTTGCTCATTCATTCAATGTTCATTTCTCCACCATAAGCCGTCTCCAAAGGCGTTTCAGAGAATATGGCAGTACATCCAACCAGTTTGAGAGGAATTGTaatattgtgtatctggaatTTAGACctttaagtccatctcatgaaaaatgggagcaaaaacaaaagtgttgcatttatatttttgctgagtgtatatatatattaattgtagttatcaaacataaaatcaattaaagcaTTAAAGCCACAAAGAGCAACACAACAATCACTGAGTCAGCCATGAGCTGTTAGTTCAGAGTGTATTCTGGAGCAGGgatgtccaaagtcaggcctcgagggctgatgtccttcatgttttccaaccgTCCAGCCATTAAAGCCCATTATTGGCCAAagacacctgatccaggtaatcagcagcaggagAGGCAGGGTTTccggaaaaccagcaggaggccggctctcgaggactgactttggataCCCCTGTTCTAGAGTATTCTATTATTAGAAAGTATGCTAATATTCCATAGTTTTCTAGTGgttcagattattttatttctgaacaCTATAGTATTCTACTGTATTTTAGTATTTCTACTGTATTCTAGTATTACAAAGTACTCTTAAATTCTAGAGTACACTGGAGTTTTGGAGTACTCTAGTATTACAGACTATTCTAATTATCCAGAGTATTTTATTATTCCAGAGTATACTAGTACTCCAGAGTATATTAGTTTTACACAGTATTATAGTATTTCACGATATGCTAATATTCCCGTGTATACTGATATTCCACAATATTCTAGTGTTTCAGAGTGCTCTAATTTTCCAGAGTACACTGGTGTTTCAGAATATTCTACCTACCTAGAGTATACTAATATTACAGAGTATTCTAGTTTTCCACGTTATAATTATATTGCAGAGTTTTCAAGTATGACAGATCATTGTTATTGGTAAATGGCATAAacttgtagtgtttttttttttttttataatcttcctggaaggcccaaagtgcttttaCAGTCTGAGTCCCATTCAACCatgaacacacattcacacactggcgccaaccaccagagggaatgtggggttcagtgtcttgtccaagggtacctcgacacatgggcaggtaAGGCAGGAATCCTATCTTCTGATCAGAAATCGATTGCCCCACCACTGCACCACTGATTAAAAGTCCCAAAAGCTAAGTCCCGTGACTGGGGTTTGGGTCACAATGGTCCAATCGTAGTCCAAAAGTTGACCTGGTTTAAATTATGGAGCAgttgttcaaataaaaatagatgtgATAGGTGTGATCCAGTATAGGGGGAAAATCCAGATTTAAGCACATCTTAAAACAGTTGTGGTTGGAGCCAGGTCAATTTAGCACCAGCTGGCTTGTCACAGAAGTAAGTGATCCCTCATTCACTTCGACTCAAGCCACCACGACTGAAGCAGTCTGACCCCAAAACGGGTTCCACCTTTAAATCCTCACCTCTGTCATCACTTTTCTTCCGGTTTGCAATGATGCAGCACTTTGTCTCATCAAACTCAAATAAAGCACATTTGAGTTTGTTCTGTAGCAAAACGATGGAAAAGTTCAAATCATGTCACCATACTTGAACCATGCTTGAACAAACAAAGTGCCTCTGTTTGGTTTCTGTGCCTGCATGGTACCACTGAGGACACAGCTTAATGTGTGGTCTTTGGctgagtttttaaaactttccctTATTCTGTAAATGgatgatttttcaaaataaagatgaataGGATTATTTAAGGACActttcatttatccctccaggGAAAATCATTCTCTTATTTGACCCGTGTTGGTTCAAATGCAGCCATACATGCATGATCACATTGGTTCCATCAGAAGCAGTACTCCTAAGATAGATGCCTTGTTCAATGGGACTTTTAGAGGCTTTTGTAAACCccaaaaccttaataaattaaaacaaacatttacttgTGATTTGTTATTTTAGGATACTAACTTTATGATATATGATATAATAAACTAAATGGgataatgtatttaatttataaattcatgtttttttttcatttatttgattggatttgtttatttattctaagcattaaaaataattgaatacaAAATACAGATACACCAAACTTATGCCAGATATAAAGTAATAAactgattatatttttttctttatattctgAAGTTGTTAGAAGATGATGCCATCTTGTTGACAGTGTAAGTACTTATAACTATACATAGACTTTTTTGCATTAACGcttaaaatacacacacattaGAGTCATTAAATCTAATAATTTCCAAtaaaagtcaagtagagtttgatttgctgcttgaaaaggagtgggaagaagttaatttatataatcccactcctattgtgttttgtcttttatatttatatttttgaatagtTATAATCTTGTTCTTATCAGAGTGCAGATTATTCATCAAGTAACAACAATGAGTGCTTATTGATCGTCCACATGAAACattcttttattgtttcagtAAACACAAATATGAATCACACTTTGTGTAACAGATATGTAATATTTATTGGTTATCATCATAATATATGATCTATTAACCATCAAACATTTCTgatcaagtaaaaaataagtattgATTATCAGAGAATTAATCATTTCACAATATCCAAGCTCACTCATCCTTATATTTGGAGTATACACTTGATGACTTTTATATTATAAAACGAAAGTTTCTtgcatattttcttaaattctcGAACATTCAAACATTAATTGAGTTCATTTTGCACAAGCTGTTTTAGAgtccccaaaaatatttttaggttcTATTCTGTGTCATACCCCAACCCCTCTATTACAtccctctttttcttctttttcatccagtccaataaaaaaatgatacaaatgtGATCTGTATAAATCAAGTTTAAACCTAAATTCCAAAGAGGTTTTTACAAATACACACCCTGTGTATTAGAAGGATAATCccctattgtaacagtaaaatatgtccaaCACAAAACggcttcagctctttcagcttatggacaagttaaaaaaaaacaattaaaacaacaaatatcttTCAAAAAGTTTATAGTAAGATTTCAGCCACCTTTTTCTAAACTTAGCAGCCAACTCTGTTACACTAACATTATCTGAAAAGCTGCACATAAAATACATTACT encodes:
- the bco2b gene encoding beta-carotene oxygenase 2b isoform X1; amino-acid sequence: MSNIKHRKSNSPADKKSKAKRNIRHFTDVHGLPSIEKMVSSVEETPEPISCFITGTIPDWIKGNFLRNGPGKFEIGNQRFNHWFDGMALLHQFKISNGQVTYKSRFLSSDSYQSNQERNRIVVSEFGTVTMPDPCKNFFQRFLSRFELPKPSDNANVSFVTYKGDYYVSTETNIMHKLDPETLQSTGKVDWSKFIAVNGATAHPHTEPDGTTYNMGNSYTPKGAYYNIIRVPGGKPVEGETLEGASVLCSIRSSEKTKPCYYHSFAMSENYVVFIEQPIKMDLLKIATGKLTGKSISDGVSWEPKSNTVFHLIHKDTGKVSPVKYLAKALSTFHQINAFEEGGFLIVDMCASDDGRAITNYQVQNLRKSGEALDEVYNTLCRVFPRRFVLPLNIDSQTPFNQNLIHLPNVTATCLRISTNKVFCTHEDLHGEELHHYGGLEFPQINYDKYNTRPYRYFYGCGFRHLVGDTLIKMDLNGKSMKVWEHAGLYPSEPVFVPSPDATEEDDGVILSVVITPNKDKSTFLLVLDAKSFEELGRASVSVNIPYGFHGAFTAMT
- the bco2b gene encoding beta-carotene oxygenase 2b isoform X2 is translated as MSNIKHRKSNSPDKKSKAKRNIRHFTDVHGLPSIEKMVSSVEETPEPISCFITGTIPDWIKGNFLRNGPGKFEIGNQRFNHWFDGMALLHQFKISNGQVTYKSRFLSSDSYQSNQERNRIVVSEFGTVTMPDPCKNFFQRFLSRFELPKPSDNANVSFVTYKGDYYVSTETNIMHKLDPETLQSTGKVDWSKFIAVNGATAHPHTEPDGTTYNMGNSYTPKGAYYNIIRVPGGKPVEGETLEGASVLCSIRSSEKTKPCYYHSFAMSENYVVFIEQPIKMDLLKIATGKLTGKSISDGVSWEPKSNTVFHLIHKDTGKVSPVKYLAKALSTFHQINAFEEGGFLIVDMCASDDGRAITNYQVQNLRKSGEALDEVYNTLCRVFPRRFVLPLNIDSQTPFNQNLIHLPNVTATCLRISTNKVFCTHEDLHGEELHHYGGLEFPQINYDKYNTRPYRYFYGCGFRHLVGDTLIKMDLNGKSMKVWEHAGLYPSEPVFVPSPDATEEDDGVILSVVITPNKDKSTFLLVLDAKSFEELGRASVSVNIPYGFHGAFTAMT